From a single Hevea brasiliensis isolate MT/VB/25A 57/8 unplaced genomic scaffold, ASM3005281v1 Scaf1, whole genome shotgun sequence genomic region:
- the LOC110650764 gene encoding B3 domain-containing transcription factor FUS3 isoform X1, whose amino-acid sequence MMMEQGAGHEKPEACAWMAGGEGVTAEGDKAREWSDRGGMTRSHDLVAVVGFGVIRKKRMPRQRRPSSSINHLFSFSTATAAASSSSSSSTTTSHVPSPSPLHHLPSFPARVIDQRRLSFLFQKELKNSDVSSLKRMILPKKAAEAHLPLLESKEGIFITMDDLDGLHVWSFKYRYWPNNNSRMYVLENTGDFVNTHGLQLGDFIMVYKDNQNQNYVIQAKKASDQDVYANITSTAVNDIFLHDYEFNKSSFFYMNYPMVDNTGLSFIYDTTNFSDDSPLDFLGGSLTNYSRIGHMESFGSVESLSLDEFS is encoded by the exons ATGATGATGGAACAAGGGGCGGGTCATGAGAAACCCGAGGCGTGTGCTTGGATGGCAGGTGGAGAGGGTGTTACTGCGGAGGGGGACAAGGCCCGTGAATGGTCGGATCGGGGCGGGATGACCCGTAGTCATGACCTTGTTGCTGTGGTTGGTTTTGGTGTCATAAGGAAGAAAAGGATGCCCAGACAGAGGAGACCATCTTCTTCCATCAACCACCTTTTCTCTTTTTCTACTGCTACTGCTGctgcttcctcttcctcttcctcttccacCACCACTTCGCACGTGCCTTCCCCCTCGCCTCTGCACCACCTTCCCTCTTTCCCCGCACgt GTAATTGATCAAAGGAGATTGAGTTTCCTCTTTCAAAAGGAACTTAAGAACAGTGATGTAAGCTCCCTGAAGAGGATGATACTCCCAAAG AAAGCAGCTGAGGCACATCTCCCTCTCCTGGAGTCGAAAGAAGGAATTTTTATCACCATGGATGACTTGGATGGTCTGCATGTTTGGAGCTTCAAATACAG GTACTGGCCTAATAACAATAGCAGAATGTATGTACTTGAAAATACCG GGGACTTTGTTAACACGCATGGATTACAACTTGGAGACTTTATTATGGTATATAAGGACAATCAAAACCAGAATTAT GTCATTCAGGCTAAGAAGGCCTCCGATCAAGATGTATATGCTAATATAACTAGCACTGCTGTTAATGATATCTTTCTTCACGATTATGAGTTTAACAAATCCAGTTTCTTTTACATGAATTATCCAATGGTGGACAATACCGGCTTGTCATTTATCTATGACACCACCAACTTCTCCGACGACTCACCACTTGATTTTTTGGGTGGATCGTTGACTAACTATTCAAGAATCGGACATATGGAAAGCTTTGGATCCGTGGAGAGCTTGTCGCTAGATGAGTTCAGTTAG
- the LOC110650764 gene encoding B3 domain-containing transcription factor FUS3 isoform X2, with protein MMMEQGAGHEKPEACAWMAGGEGVTAEGDKAREWSDRGGMTRSHDLVAVVGFGVIRKKRMPRQRRPSSSINHLFSFSTATAAASSSSSSSTTTSHVPSPSPLHHLPSFPARVIDQRRLSFLFQKELKNSDKAAEAHLPLLESKEGIFITMDDLDGLHVWSFKYRYWPNNNSRMYVLENTGDFVNTHGLQLGDFIMVYKDNQNQNYVIQAKKASDQDVYANITSTAVNDIFLHDYEFNKSSFFYMNYPMVDNTGLSFIYDTTNFSDDSPLDFLGGSLTNYSRIGHMESFGSVESLSLDEFS; from the exons ATGATGATGGAACAAGGGGCGGGTCATGAGAAACCCGAGGCGTGTGCTTGGATGGCAGGTGGAGAGGGTGTTACTGCGGAGGGGGACAAGGCCCGTGAATGGTCGGATCGGGGCGGGATGACCCGTAGTCATGACCTTGTTGCTGTGGTTGGTTTTGGTGTCATAAGGAAGAAAAGGATGCCCAGACAGAGGAGACCATCTTCTTCCATCAACCACCTTTTCTCTTTTTCTACTGCTACTGCTGctgcttcctcttcctcttcctcttccacCACCACTTCGCACGTGCCTTCCCCCTCGCCTCTGCACCACCTTCCCTCTTTCCCCGCACgt GTAATTGATCAAAGGAGATTGAGTTTCCTCTTTCAAAAGGAACTTAAGAACAGTGAT AAAGCAGCTGAGGCACATCTCCCTCTCCTGGAGTCGAAAGAAGGAATTTTTATCACCATGGATGACTTGGATGGTCTGCATGTTTGGAGCTTCAAATACAG GTACTGGCCTAATAACAATAGCAGAATGTATGTACTTGAAAATACCG GGGACTTTGTTAACACGCATGGATTACAACTTGGAGACTTTATTATGGTATATAAGGACAATCAAAACCAGAATTAT GTCATTCAGGCTAAGAAGGCCTCCGATCAAGATGTATATGCTAATATAACTAGCACTGCTGTTAATGATATCTTTCTTCACGATTATGAGTTTAACAAATCCAGTTTCTTTTACATGAATTATCCAATGGTGGACAATACCGGCTTGTCATTTATCTATGACACCACCAACTTCTCCGACGACTCACCACTTGATTTTTTGGGTGGATCGTTGACTAACTATTCAAGAATCGGACATATGGAAAGCTTTGGATCCGTGGAGAGCTTGTCGCTAGATGAGTTCAGTTAG
- the LOC110650763 gene encoding V-type proton ATPase subunit C, translating into MATRYWVVSLPVQNSASTLWNRLQDQISKHSFDTPLYRFNIPNLRVGTLDSLLSLSDDLLKSNSFIEGVSHKIRRQIEELERVSGVESSALTVDGVPVDSYLTRFVWDEAKYPTMSPLREIVDSIHTQVAKIEDDLKVRVAEYNNVRSQLNAINRKQSGSLAVRDLSNLVKPEDIITSEHLVTLLAIVPKYSQKDWLASYETLTSYVVPRSSKKLHEDNEYTLYTVTLFRRVADNFRTSAREKGFQIRDFEYSPEAQESRKQELERLMQDQESFRSSLLQWSYTSYGEVFSSWMHFCAVRVFSESILRYGLPPSFLACVLAPSVKGEKKVRSILEGLCDGANSAYWKSEDEVGGGMAALGGDADGHPYVSFTINLA; encoded by the exons atggcgACAAGATACTGGGTGGTGTCTCTGCCGGTTCAAAACTCTGCTTCCACTCTATGGAATCGTCTGCAAGACCAAATCTCCAAGCATTCCTTTGATACTCCTCTCTACAGG TTCAATATTCCTAATCTCCGTGTTGGAACCCTGGATTCTCTGCTCTCTCTCAGCGATGATCTTTTGAAG TCAAATAGCTTTATAGAAGGAGTGTCTCACAAGATCAGGAGACAGATCGAGGAATTGGAGAGGGTGTCTGGTGTGGAGAGCAGTGCTTTGACTGTTGATGGTGTGCCTGTGGATTCGTATCTCACCAG GTTTGTTTGGGATGAAGCTAAGTATCCAACTATGTCGCCTCTAAGGGAGATTGTGGACAGCATTCATACCCAAGTGGCGAAGATTGAAGATGATCTCAAG GTTCGTGTTGCTGAGTATAACAATGTGCGCAGTCAACTCAATGCCATTAATCGAAAGCAAAGTGGAAG CTTAGCTGTTCGTGATCTTTCCAATTTGGTGAAACCAGAGGATATTATTACCTCTGAACATCTTGTGACACTGCTTGCAATTGTCCCCAAGTATTCACAGAAGGACTGGTTGGCAAGCTATGAAACATTGACTAGCTATGTG GTTCCCAGGTCCTCCAAGAAGTTACATGAGGATAATGAATATACTCTTTACACGGTGACTCTATTTCGCCGTGTTGCAGACAACTTTAGAACAAGTGCACGTGAAAAAGGGTTCCAA ATTCGTGATTTTGAATATAGTCCAGAAGCACAAGAGAGTAGGAAGCAAGAGTTGGAAAGATTAATGCAAGACCAAGAAAGCTTTAGAAGTTCGCTTTTGCAATGGAGCTATACTAGTTATGGAGAG GTTTTCAGCTCCTGGATGCACTTTTGTGCAGTACGTGTTTTTTCGGAGAGCATTCTAAGATATGGATTGCCACCCTCTTTCTTG GCTTGTGTTTTAGCTCCTTCTGTGAAAGGTGAGAAGAAAGTGCGTTCTATCCTTGAAGGATTGTGTGACGGTGCAAACAG